A genomic region of Mitsuaria sp. 7 contains the following coding sequences:
- the garL gene encoding 2-dehydro-3-deoxyglucarate aldolase — translation MPTPTTPYSAFPNTLRQRLIAGERLIGCWCSLASPISTEVLGVAGFDWLLLDGEHSPNEVSSFVPQLMALKDSVSAPVVRPSSNNAVEIKRLLDAGFSNFLVPFVETAEEATRAVASTRYPPQGIRGVSVSQRNNRYGTVPGYFQGINEQITVVVQIESPAGVEAVAAIAAVEGVDAVFIGPSDLAAGYGHLGNPQHPEVQAAMATIYAACKAAGKPVGILAPVEADARRYIEQGATFVAVGSDLGIFRGATQGLRDKFKD, via the coding sequence ATGCCGACCCCGACCACGCCGTATTCCGCCTTTCCCAACACGCTGCGCCAGCGCCTGATCGCCGGCGAGCGCCTGATCGGCTGCTGGTGCTCGCTCGCCAGCCCGATCAGCACCGAGGTGCTGGGCGTGGCCGGCTTCGACTGGCTGCTGCTGGACGGCGAGCACTCGCCCAACGAGGTCAGCAGCTTCGTGCCGCAGCTGATGGCGCTCAAGGACAGCGTCAGCGCGCCGGTCGTGCGACCGAGCAGCAACAACGCCGTCGAGATCAAGCGCCTGCTCGACGCCGGGTTCTCCAACTTCCTGGTCCCCTTCGTCGAGACCGCCGAGGAAGCGACGCGGGCCGTGGCATCGACGCGTTATCCGCCGCAGGGCATCCGCGGCGTGTCGGTCTCGCAGCGCAACAACCGCTACGGCACGGTGCCGGGCTACTTCCAGGGCATCAACGAGCAGATCACAGTGGTGGTCCAGATCGAGAGCCCGGCGGGCGTCGAAGCCGTCGCGGCGATCGCGGCGGTGGAGGGCGTGGACGCGGTGTTCATCGGCCCGTCCGACCTGGCGGCCGGTTACGGCCACCTCGGCAACCCGCAGCACCCGGAGGTGCAGGCGGCGATGGCGACGATCTACGCCGCGTGCAAGGCGGCGGGCAAGCCGGTCGGCATCCTCGCGCCGGTGGAAGCCGACGCGCGCCGCTACATCGAGCAGGGCGCGACCTTCGTGGCCGTCGGCAGCGATCTCGGCATCTTCCGCGGCGCGACCCAGGGTCTGCGCGACAAGTTCAAGGATTGA
- a CDS encoding tripartite tricarboxylate transporter substrate binding protein produces the protein MQDKTFARRAVLAAAAVAAVAGVAPGAFAQAAWPSKPLKIIVPYTPGGSSDIIARIISPMLGEALKQTVIVENKPGASGNMGADQTSKANDGYTIMLCDVSALAISPSLYTKLNFDPSKDLKGVAMLAYSPHMLVVHPSVPANNLKELVELSKKSKIDFAVTAMGSAPHLAGFQVASLTGAKWEYIPYKGGSQAVTDTIAGQTQVLMNGMLATLPFVQQNKLKVIGVSKSTRVPLLPNVPTLAEQGATGFESGTWQGILAPANMPKANIDKLSAALITIIRSPEVRARLAAQGAEVSTMNPAEMDTFFNAERKKWAGVVAKSGLKLD, from the coding sequence ATGCAAGACAAGACATTCGCCCGCCGTGCCGTCCTCGCCGCAGCCGCCGTCGCCGCGGTGGCAGGTGTTGCCCCCGGCGCCTTCGCGCAGGCCGCCTGGCCCAGCAAGCCGCTGAAGATCATCGTCCCGTACACCCCGGGCGGCTCGTCGGACATCATCGCCCGCATCATTTCGCCGATGCTGGGCGAAGCGCTCAAGCAGACCGTCATCGTCGAGAACAAGCCCGGCGCCAGCGGCAACATGGGCGCCGACCAGACGTCCAAGGCCAACGACGGCTACACCATCATGCTGTGCGACGTCAGCGCGCTGGCCATCAGCCCGTCGCTGTACACCAAGCTCAACTTCGACCCGTCCAAGGACCTGAAGGGCGTGGCGATGCTGGCGTACTCGCCGCACATGCTGGTCGTCCACCCGTCGGTGCCGGCCAACAACCTGAAGGAACTGGTCGAGCTGTCCAAGAAGTCCAAGATCGACTTCGCCGTCACCGCGATGGGCAGCGCGCCGCACCTGGCCGGCTTCCAGGTCGCCAGCCTGACCGGCGCCAAGTGGGAATACATCCCGTACAAGGGCGGATCGCAGGCCGTGACCGACACGATCGCCGGCCAGACGCAGGTGCTGATGAACGGCATGCTCGCGACCCTGCCCTTCGTGCAGCAGAACAAGCTCAAGGTCATCGGCGTCAGCAAGTCCACCCGCGTGCCGCTGCTGCCCAACGTGCCGACGCTGGCCGAGCAGGGCGCCACCGGCTTCGAGTCCGGCACCTGGCAGGGCATCCTGGCCCCGGCCAACATGCCCAAGGCCAACATCGACAAGCTGTCGGCCGCGCTGATCACCATCATCCGTTCGCCGGAAGTCCGCGCCCGTCTGGCCGCGCAGGGCGCCGAGGTCAGCACGATGAACCCCGCCGAGATGGACACCTTCTTCAACGCCGAGCGCAAGAAGTGGGCGGGCGTCGTGGCCAAGAGCGGGTTGAAGCTCGATTGA
- a CDS encoding enolase C-terminal domain-like protein codes for MLMNLSGAHAPFFTRNLLILEDNAGHVGIAEIPGGEPIRKTLEQAGELLVGQPVAKWNALLAQVREKFKGLDSGGRGLQTFDLRTTIHVLTAVECALLDLLGQHLGVPVCELLGEGRQRDSVAMLGYLFFVGDRTKTGLAYKTPEDEAGSDAATDAWLKVRHHVAMTPETIVEQAAAAQARYGFKDFKLKGGVLAGEEEVEAIKALKTRFPEARVTLDPNGGWLLKDAIRLLRDLGGVLAYAEDPCGAEEGFSGREVMAEFRRATGLPTATNMVATDWRQFTHALSLQSVDIPLADPHFWTMSGAVRVAQTCRDFGLTWGSHSNNHFDVSLAMFTHAAAAAPGRLTAIDTHWIWQDGQFLTEKPLQIVDGEVAVPTAPGLGVTLDMKAVEAAHQLYLQHGLGARDDAIAMQHLIPDWKFDPKRPCMVR; via the coding sequence ATGCTCATGAACCTGAGTGGCGCGCATGCGCCGTTCTTCACCCGCAACCTGCTGATCCTCGAGGACAACGCCGGCCACGTCGGCATCGCCGAGATCCCCGGCGGCGAGCCCATCCGCAAGACGCTGGAACAGGCCGGCGAACTGCTCGTCGGCCAGCCGGTCGCGAAGTGGAACGCGCTGCTCGCGCAGGTCCGCGAGAAGTTCAAGGGCCTCGACAGCGGCGGCCGCGGCCTGCAGACCTTCGATCTGCGGACCACGATCCATGTGCTCACCGCCGTCGAATGCGCGCTGCTGGACCTGCTGGGCCAGCACCTGGGCGTGCCCGTGTGCGAGCTGCTCGGCGAAGGCAGGCAGCGCGACAGCGTCGCGATGCTGGGCTACCTGTTCTTCGTCGGCGACCGCACGAAGACGGGCCTGGCCTACAAGACGCCCGAGGACGAGGCCGGCAGCGATGCCGCGACCGACGCCTGGCTGAAGGTGCGACACCACGTCGCGATGACGCCGGAGACCATCGTCGAGCAGGCCGCCGCCGCGCAGGCGCGCTACGGCTTCAAGGACTTCAAGCTCAAGGGCGGCGTACTGGCCGGCGAGGAAGAGGTCGAGGCGATCAAGGCGCTGAAGACGCGCTTCCCCGAGGCGCGCGTCACGCTCGATCCCAACGGCGGCTGGCTGCTGAAGGACGCGATCCGCCTGCTGCGCGACCTGGGCGGCGTGCTCGCCTACGCCGAGGATCCCTGCGGCGCCGAGGAAGGTTTCTCCGGCCGCGAGGTGATGGCCGAGTTCCGCCGCGCCACCGGCCTGCCGACGGCCACCAACATGGTGGCGACCGACTGGCGCCAGTTCACGCACGCGCTCAGCCTGCAGTCCGTCGACATCCCGCTGGCCGATCCGCACTTCTGGACCATGTCCGGCGCGGTCCGCGTCGCGCAGACCTGCCGCGACTTCGGCCTGACCTGGGGCTCGCATTCCAACAACCATTTCGACGTGTCGCTGGCGATGTTCACGCATGCCGCCGCCGCCGCGCCGGGCCGCCTCACCGCGATCGACACGCACTGGATCTGGCAGGACGGCCAGTTCCTGACCGAGAAGCCGCTGCAGATCGTCGACGGCGAGGTCGCGGTCCCGACGGCGCCGGGTCTGGGAGTGACGCTCGACATGAAGGCCGTGGAAGCGGCCCACCAGCTCTACCTGCAGCACGGCCTGGGCGCGCGCGACGACGCCATCGCCATGCAGCACCTGATCCCCGACTGGAAGTTCGATCCCAAGCGGCCCTGCATGGTCCGCTGA
- a CDS encoding tripartite tricarboxylate transporter substrate binding protein yields the protein MTVLTRRLAVKVGAALGAAVLSTVTATLAHASGFPDRPVTIVVPFPAGGSTDMLARAMGAELQKKWGQTVIVDNRPGATGTLGTTQVKRAAPDGYTLLVSSLGPFVIAPHLIKAVQYDALKDIDLLTVAIQAPNVLVVPAASPLKTVKDVVDTLKKEPGKMSFASSGNGSSDHLTAELFWLQTGTNGLHVPYKGGAPAISDLLGAQIDASFQNVNAVLPHILGGKLRALAVTGDKRSAVLPNVPTLSESGIKGADVYSWQGVAAPKGLPPAVRAQLQKDIVAALHDPSVKQKFSDIGIETVANTPDQAQAFQKTEFARWKQVIETRKITAD from the coding sequence ATGACCGTTCTGACCCGCCGCCTGGCCGTCAAAGTGGGTGCCGCCCTCGGCGCCGCCGTCCTCTCCACCGTCACGGCCACCCTGGCCCACGCCAGCGGCTTCCCCGACCGGCCGGTGACCATCGTCGTGCCGTTCCCGGCCGGCGGGTCGACCGACATGCTGGCCCGCGCCATGGGCGCCGAGCTGCAGAAGAAGTGGGGCCAGACCGTCATCGTCGACAACCGCCCCGGCGCCACCGGCACCCTCGGCACCACCCAGGTCAAGCGCGCCGCGCCCGACGGCTACACGCTGCTGGTGTCCTCGCTCGGCCCGTTCGTCATCGCCCCGCATCTGATCAAGGCCGTCCAGTACGACGCCCTCAAGGACATCGACCTGCTCACCGTCGCCATCCAGGCGCCCAATGTGCTGGTCGTGCCCGCCGCCTCCCCGCTGAAGACCGTCAAGGACGTCGTCGACACGCTCAAGAAGGAGCCGGGCAAGATGAGCTTCGCCTCCTCGGGCAACGGCTCCTCCGACCACCTGACCGCCGAGCTGTTCTGGCTGCAGACCGGCACCAACGGCCTGCACGTGCCGTACAAGGGCGGCGCCCCCGCGATCAGCGACCTGCTGGGCGCGCAGATCGACGCCTCGTTCCAGAACGTCAACGCGGTGCTGCCGCACATCCTCGGCGGCAAGCTGCGCGCGCTGGCCGTGACCGGCGACAAGCGCTCCGCCGTGCTGCCCAACGTGCCCACGCTGTCCGAGTCCGGCATCAAGGGCGCCGACGTCTACTCCTGGCAAGGCGTGGCCGCGCCCAAGGGCCTGCCGCCCGCCGTGCGCGCCCAGTTGCAGAAGGACATCGTCGCCGCGCTGCACGACCCGTCGGTGAAGCAGAAGTTCTCCGACATCGGCATCGAGACCGTCGCCAACACGCCCGACCAGGCGCAGGCCTTCCAGAAGACCGAGTTCGCGCGCTGGAAGCAGGTCATCGAGACCCGCAAGATCACCGCCGATTGA